From a region of the Narcine bancroftii isolate sNarBan1 chromosome 5, sNarBan1.hap1, whole genome shotgun sequence genome:
- the LOC138762982 gene encoding interleukin-10-like: MKSVTLVLCTLISIQCHYCHSSQLCFNYAIFPAHIEELRTSYHKIRVHFQEKDGNFKTILLKPRDLPGFTDIHSCQFLKEMLNFYLIDVIPAAKTHGHSLRRNISKIANTLHELNENVQHCRMFFNCDLCSCKPSPHFQKIQRIFKQLQVRGVYKAMGELNVFVDWVWKYINMRRN; the protein is encoded by the exons ATGAAGAGCGTCACTCTGGTATTGTGTACACTGATTAGCATTCAGTGTCACTACTGTCACTCCTCTCAGCTCTGCTTCAACTACGCCATCTTCCCTGCTCACATCGAAGAACTCAGGACTTCATATCACAAAATCAGGGTTCACTTT CAAGAAAAAGATGGCAATTTCAAGACAATTCTGCTGAAACCGCGAGACCTGCCAGGATTCACG GACATCCACAGTTGCCAGTTCCTGAAGGAAATGCTGAATTTTTACCTCATAGATGTCATCCCAGCAGCGAAGACCCACGGCCACAGCCTCAGGAGGAATATCAGTAAAATTGCCAACACTTTGCATGAGCTGAACGAGAATGTGCAACATTGT CGCATGTTCTTCAATTGTGATCTTTGCAGCTGCAAACCAAGTCCGCATTTCCAAAAAATTCAAAGGATATTCAAGCAG TTACAGGTGAGAGGTGTGTATAAAGCCATGGGAGAGCTCAACGTCTTCGTTGACTGGGTTTGGAAATACATAAACATGAGAAGAAATTGA